In a single window of the Elaeis guineensis isolate ETL-2024a chromosome 4, EG11, whole genome shotgun sequence genome:
- the LOC105043618 gene encoding SKA complex subunit 1 homolog isoform X1, which yields MDLKEAGSSLDALISSFNTRIVELQELVIARNIYPATSMSDLSAVDTTLKTMESQIQAIKDRLQEERNAIPKAKKLIELSQRQQRKLQHMLAHMPSGMYESIGHSDQTHSSLIPDALDCDFLDEHSKVKEEPAVVPKEKKGRSPAPRWYIIAEELDSLSSYMRGRLTLDKVNIAINEIATYADANAQLIACPKKKLAEDTWEKALELRDIAMAETVKGKHFLLETDIKGPGLKLDNTGKAILTVLRHLGRIQEARIGHHRVFTLSKPQ from the exons ATGGATCTGAAGGAAGCAGGCTCTTCCCTTGACGCTCTCATCTCCTCCTTCAACACCCGCATCGTTGAGCTCCAGGAGCTCGTCATCGCCCGCAACA TTTATCCGGCCACCAGCATGTCGGATCTTTCTGCCGTGGATACGACCCTGAAGACGATGGAGTCTCAGATCCAGGCCATCAAGGACAGATTGCAAGAGGAGAGAAATGCAATCCCCAAGGCCAAA AAACTCATTGAGTTATCCCAACGACAGCAGCGGAAACTGCAGCACATGCTTGCCCACATGCCCTCTGGCATGTACGAGAGCATAGGCCATTCGGATCAGACCCATTCCAG TTTGATCCCAGATGCGCTCGACTGTGATTTCTTGGATGAGCATTCTAAGGTCAAGGAAGAGCCAGCTGTGGTGCCTAAG GAGAAGAAGGGTCGATCTCCTGCACCCCGCTGGTATATAATTGCTGAGGAGCTTGATTCATTGTCATC TTATATGAGAGGGAGGCTCACATTAGATAAGGTCAACATTGCTATCAATGAGATAGCTACATATGCAGATGCGAATGCTCAACTTATTGCATGCCCCAAGAAGAAG TTAGCGGAAGACACTTGGGAAAAGGCTTTA GAGCTAAGAGATATTGCAATGGCTGAAACAGTGAAAGGCAAGCACTTTCTCCTTGAAACAGATATAAAAGGGCCAGGACTGAAACTTGATAATACAGGGAAGGCAATTCTGACA GTCCTTCGCCATCTTGGTCGTATCCAGGAAGCTCGCATTGGTCATCACCGCGTGTTTACCCTTTCAAAGCCTCAGTGA
- the LOC105043618 gene encoding SKA complex subunit 1 homolog isoform X2, producing the protein MDLKEAGSSLDALISSFNTRIVELQELVIARNIYPATSMSDLSAVDTTLKTMESQIQAIKDRLQEERNAIPKAKKLIELSQRQQRKLQHMLAHMPSGMYESIGHSDQTHSSLIPDALDCDFLDEHSKVKEEPAVVPKEKKGRSPAPRWYIIAEELDSLSSYMRGRLTLDKVNIAINEIATYADANAQLIACPKKKLAEDTWEKALVSKFIFSFSTSFVCYMYTSAFKQEKMS; encoded by the exons ATGGATCTGAAGGAAGCAGGCTCTTCCCTTGACGCTCTCATCTCCTCCTTCAACACCCGCATCGTTGAGCTCCAGGAGCTCGTCATCGCCCGCAACA TTTATCCGGCCACCAGCATGTCGGATCTTTCTGCCGTGGATACGACCCTGAAGACGATGGAGTCTCAGATCCAGGCCATCAAGGACAGATTGCAAGAGGAGAGAAATGCAATCCCCAAGGCCAAA AAACTCATTGAGTTATCCCAACGACAGCAGCGGAAACTGCAGCACATGCTTGCCCACATGCCCTCTGGCATGTACGAGAGCATAGGCCATTCGGATCAGACCCATTCCAG TTTGATCCCAGATGCGCTCGACTGTGATTTCTTGGATGAGCATTCTAAGGTCAAGGAAGAGCCAGCTGTGGTGCCTAAG GAGAAGAAGGGTCGATCTCCTGCACCCCGCTGGTATATAATTGCTGAGGAGCTTGATTCATTGTCATC TTATATGAGAGGGAGGCTCACATTAGATAAGGTCAACATTGCTATCAATGAGATAGCTACATATGCAGATGCGAATGCTCAACTTATTGCATGCCCCAAGAAGAAG TTAGCGGAAGACACTTGGGAAAAGGCTTTAGTGAGTAAATTTATTTTCAGCTTCAGCACTTCTTTTGTGTGTTACATGTACACGAGTGCATTCAAGCAAGAAAAAAT GAGCTAA